The window atgtgttgtatgtgttacaaatcaagaattatacaTGCACAAATGCAATGTTACACATAAATCAAGAATTCCGCAAccaaaaatcaagaataacacaattttaaaatgaatcaaaagaggatcagagtgggtttttaataaGATATTGTGCCTTTGACGTGTTTATCGGAAACAGAAATCTAAGCAAAGCattttaatatctttaaaaaatatatatatatttttcagctTGGTAcaaaagctttaattaaaagttttcaaaagaaaaatctaaagctCCAACATCTGAGTGTTAACGACCTccataaaattaaacaatatttaaatgaagACCAACCAGAGCATCAAACACCAAGGTGTCATATGTGTCCTTTTGGGAAGTTTCCATCATGATGTTGAACAAAGCATCGAGAGTGTCCTGGAGaaactgaaagaaagaaaatcgaTCCATACAGAGCAACAGCATGTACAGTAAAGCATCATATCATATAACATGCAAGGATCTACCTTTACTATTTCTCCTCCTTCCACCTCCATGAGTCTTTGCAAGATCTTGTCAAGATCTTCTGAGTTAGACCTCCAGTTCAGAAGGCCAAGCAGGtccactatttaaaaaaataagattaattcTCCCTTTGAGGTAAAtgtgctaaaaatgttaatacaaattcaaaattttctatacatcaaaaacacagatcCACTCAAATGCAAATCAGTTTTCTTTGTTGAGGTAACAGCGATAGCACCGCTGTGCTTATCTATCACAAATTCAGGCCCATTTCTTTGGGATGACTTGTGACACAACATCTATTATTTATCAAAGTCTTAGACTAGAGTAGTGGGAAAATTTGATGAGCCCCGGGGTACCATTCTGAGTGAGTTTAGTGGAGCAGGTGAGAGTGGCGATCTGGAAGCTGTCTTTAGTCACAGGAATGGCTCCTGAATGCTGAAACGGCTTCCCCGTTtggttctgcttctcctccacttcAGACCAGGTTGCCGGCAAGGTGAGATAAACCTTTGCATCCTCTGATTTTTTCACATCCGCCTAAAAAGTTCACAACACGGGGAATGAGATATGCATATTGATTGATGGACATGTAATCTCATATTTATTGATCAAGGAGAGATTCATGCATAATCCATCTACCCACTGGCAGATTTTCATGACATAGTTTTGCATAATTAGTTTAGATAGTCTGGTTAGTTTATCTCTTAACCCAGGACATCAAATTTACTtagaaaaaatcaaatattgaaatattacCCTCTACCTTATAGACGATAAGGTCATGCCTGCCGTCTCTCAGTGTGGTCCCATCTTTTCTCATGAGTCTGACAAAGGCCATGCCGAAGGGCCGCTCTGATTTGTCCCTAGCTGAAGGATACACAGAAGCAGAGAGCGtagaactattaaaaaaaaaggctgtatTCAACAGGGGAGCAGGATCTATCAGACACAAACATAACTCACAGTNNNNNNNNNNNNNNNNNNNNNNNNNNNNNNNNNNNNNNNNNNNNNNNNNNNNNNNNNNNNNNNNNNNNNNNNNNNNNNNNNNNNNNNNNNNNNNNNNNNNNNNNNNNNNNNNNNNNNNNNNNNNNNNNNNNNNNNNNNNNNNNNNNNNNNNNNNNNNNNNNNNNNNNNNNNNNNNNNNNNNNNNNNNNNNNNNNNNNNNNNNNNNNNNNNNNNNNNNNNNNNNNNNNNNNNNNNNNNNNNNNNNNNNNNNNNNNNNNNNNNNNNNNNNNNNNNNNNNNNNNNNNNNNNNNNNNNNNNNNNNNNNNNNNNNNNNNNNNNNNNNNNNNNNNNNNNNNNNNNNNNNNNNNNNNNNNNNNNNNNNNNNNNNNNNNNNNNNNNNNNNNNNNNNNNNNNNNNNNNNNNNNNNNNNNNNNNNNNNNNNNNNNNNNNNNNNNNNNNNNNNNNNNNNNNNNNNNNNNNNNNNNNNNNNNNNNNNNNNNNNNNNNNNNNNNNNNNNNNNNNNNNNNNNNNNNNNNNNNNNNNNNNNNNNNNNNNNNNNNNNNNNNNNNNNNNNNNNNNNNNNNNNNNNNNNNNNNNNNNNNNNNNNNNNNNNNNNNNNNNNNNNNNNNNNNNNNNNNNNNNNNNNNNNNNNNNNNNNNNNNNNNNNNNNNNNNNNNNNNNNNNNNNNNNNNNNNNNNNNNNNNNNNNNNNNNNNNNNNNNNNNNNNNNNNNNNNNNNNNNNNNNNNNNNNNNNNNNNNNNNNNNNNNNNNNNNNNNNNNNNNNNNNNNNNNNNNNNNNNNNNNNNNNNNNNNNNNNNNNNNNNNNNNNNNNNNNNNNNNNNNNNNNNNNNNNNNNNNNNNNNNNNNNNNNNNNNNNNNNNNNNNNNNNNNNNNNNNNNNNNNNNNNNNNNNNNNNNNNNNNNNNNNNNNNNNNNNNNNNNNNNNNNNNNNNNNNNNNNNNNNNNNNNNNNNNNNNNNNNNNNNNNNNNNNNNNNNNNNNNNNNNNNNNNNNNNNNNNNNNNNNNNNNNNNNNNNNNNNNNNNNNNNNNNNNNNNNNNNNNNNNNNNNNNNNNNNNNNNNNNNNNNNNNNNNNNNNNNNNNNNNNNNNNNNNNNNNNNNNNNNNNNNNNNNNNNNNNNNNNNNNNNNNNNNNNNNNNNNNNNNNNNNNNNNNNNNNNNNNNNNNNNNNNNNNNNNNNNNNNNNNNNNNNNNNNNNNNNNNNNNNNNNNNNNNNNNNNNNNNNNNNNNNNNNNNNNNNNNNNNNNNNNNNNNNNNNNNNNNNNNNNNNNNNNNNNNNNNNNNNNNNNNNNNNNNNNNNNNNNNNNNNNNNNNNNNNNNNNNNNNNNNNNNNNNNNNNNNNNNNNNNNNNNNNNNNNNNNNNNNNNNNNNNNNNNNNNNNNNNNNNNNNNNNNNNNNNNNNNNNNNNNNNNNNNNNNNNNNNNNNNNNNNNNNNNNNNNNNNNNNNNNNNNNNNNNNNNNNNNNNNNNNNNNNNNNNNNNNNNNNNNNNNNNNNNNNNNNNNNNNNNNNNNNNNNNNNNNNNNNNNNNNNNNNNNNNNNNNNNNNNNNNNNNNNNNNNNNNNNNNNNNNNNNNNNNNNNNNNNNNNNNNNNNNNNNNNNNNNNNNNNNNNNNNNNNNNNNNNNNNNNNNNNNNNNNNNNNNNNNNNNNNNNNNNNNNNNNNNNNNNNNNNNNNNNNNNNNNNNNNNNNNNNNNNNNNNNNNNNNNNNNNNNNNNNNNNNNNNNNNNNNNNNNNNNNNNNNNNNNNNNNNNNNNNNNNNNNNNNNNNNNNNNNNNNNNNNNNNNNN of the Oryzias melastigma strain HK-1 unplaced genomic scaffold, ASM292280v2 sc01869, whole genome shotgun sequence genome contains:
- the LOC112139494 gene encoding dedicator of cytokinesis protein 1, yielding MAFVRLMRKDGTTLRDGRHDLIVYKADVKKSEDAKVYLTLPATWSEVEEKQNQTGKPFQHSGAIPVTKDSFQIATLTCSTKLTQNVDLLGLLNWRSNSEDLDKILQRLMEVEGGEIVKFLQDTLDALFNIMMETSQKDTYDTLVFDALVGLHLNIV